Within Deinococcus roseus, the genomic segment GGACCTGAGTAAGGCACCCCTTTGCTTTCTGCATTTTCGCGCACCAGTTCTGCAAAATCGAAGTGGGTCTTGTGGGTGCGTCCCTCACGGGCCAGGGTCAGCAAAGATTCACTGAGGCGCGTCATGCGGTCCACTTCTTCTGCCACGGTTTCCAGGGTTTCCTCAGGGGTGGCATAACCGGCTTTCCAGTTGCCCAGATGCAGTTTCATGGCGGTCAGGGGGGTGCGCAGTTCGTGGGAGGCATTGCGGGTGAATTCGGTTTCCCGTTTGCGAAAGTCAGAGAGCCTGTCCAGCATGTGGTTGAAGGTTTCGCTGAGTTCCCCCAGTTCTCCGCCGCCATCCTGCGGCACCCTCAGAGAAAGGTTGCCCGAATGGGCCACTTCTTTGGTGGTGTCCAGCAGGTGCTGCAGGGGTTTCAGGGCCGGACGGCTGAGCAAAAGGGCAAGGATGGCCCCCACAAACGTCACAATCAAGGTGGTCAGCAGCATGGTCTGCTGGTAATTCACCAGACTGGAATGCAGTTCTCGGATGGTGCCCTGCACAAAAAAATCCGGGCTGCTTCCCGCTGGAGGAATGATCACCCAGCTTCCGGTGCGCCAGTTTCCCTGGTTCTTGTTGCTTCCCAGAGACACCATGGCCGTGCCTCTGGGAAAGCCCAGGGTTTGCCAGGCCTGATACACCTGTGGATCCAGAGCAGGCAGTGGGATGTCCTGTGGGAAGTCTCCATTCTGCCAGATCACCTCTCCCTCGTGCACCAGACGCACCCGGGTCACGTAACCCTCAAACCCCGCATTGAGGCCCGCGTAATCGTGCGGGTTGCTGCTGAGGGGCCGTTTGCGCATCACACCGATCAGGCGTTCCACATAGCTGCTGAGTTCCCGGTCCAGGCTGGAATTCACCTGATGCTGAAAACTCAGGTAACCCAGCGTGCCCTGCACGATCAGGGCCACCAGGGTGGTGACGGCAATGAACGCCGCCAGACGCTGCCGCAGGGTCACGCTTCCTCCAGCCCCAGACGGTACCCTCCAGAAACGGTTTTGACCACCTGGGGGGCCAGTTTGCTGCGCAAATGATGCACGTACACTTTCACCACGCCCGGATCGGAGGCTTCATCTCCCCACACCAGATCCACCAGTTCTTCAGAACGGTACACCCGGGAAGGAGACATCATGAAGCGTTCCAGCAAAGCGTATTCCCGGCTGGACAGTTCCACCAGGGTGCCCTGCCAGCGCACGCTGCGTTTGCCCAGGTCCATTTCCAGCCCCCCTTGCTGGATCACGCTGGTGCGCACCTCATGCACGCGCCGCAGCAACGCCCGCACGCGCGCCAGCAACTCTGGCAACTCGAAGGGTTTGACCACATAATCGTCTCCGCCTTCATCCAGGCCCATCACCCGGTCTTCCAGTGCATCCCGCGCAGTCATGAACAGGATGGGACCTGTGTATCCGGCTTTGCGGGCTTCGCGGGCCAGGATGAACCCCCCATCCGGGCTTTCGGGCAGGCGCACATCCAGCAGCATCAAATCCGGCTCGAATTCCAGCAACAACTGGCGAGCGGTTTTAAGGTCCGGGCCATGCTTGACCAGATGGCCCTGGGCTTCCAGGGCACGGATCAGGGGGCGGGCAATGCTGAATTCATCTTCAACCAGAAGCAGGCGCAAGGGTTCACTCTTTCTGGGTTTTCTCTGTGATGGCCATGAGAAAACCCATCTGATGCACGCATTTTACTGCACAGGGGTTATGGAGAAGTTATGAAGACGATAACTGCCGTTTAACTGCCTGCGGGCATACTTGGTCAAGCACCAGAAGAAGCTTCTTCTGGTGGCTGGGAAACACTTTCACTTGCTTTTTTCAGAGCGGCTGGTCTCTTTGCATCCACCTTGTCCATCCAGCCCTCTTTCCCGGTGCTTTTGTTGTGTTCTCGAAAGGAGAAGTTTTGTGCGCAGGCTCCCCCTTTTATTGATTCCTGTCACCCTGGCCCTGGCGGCCATTCCTCACCTGTCCTCCCACAACCCCCTGCAGGTGCAGCCTCAGATTTCCCAGAACACCCAGCCCCAGAACACCCAGCCCTGGATGGAAAGCCAACGCGTTCAGCCCCGGGATTTTGAGTCTCCTTTCAGGGATCCTCAACCTTCTGATGACACGGCCCTGAGCCCCTGGGAAGACCAGCAAAGCAATGTGGCCAGCAACACCCTGGAAGAGGTGTACCAGAAATCCATTCCCGGTGCGGTGCGCGTCAACATCGGGCGTTCTGGTCTGGGCAGTGGTTTTTTCCTCACCTCTGACGGTTATGTTCTGACTGCAGCCCATGTGGCCCTCGGAGACACCAATGAACCCCTCAGTGTGACCACCTCGGACGGCAAGGACCACCCTGCCACATTGGTGGGCTACGACGAAATCCGTGACCTGGCCATCCTGAAAGTCAAAGGCAGCAACTTCACTCCCCTGAAACTGGCCTCCTCTGCACCCAAAGTGGGGGATGGTGTGGTCGCCATTGGCAACTCCAGAGGCGCTTTTGAAGGCGGACGGGCAGGCAAGGTGACCCGGCTTGGGGCCAGCCTGAGCGCTTCTTTCCCCTCCAGCATGGTGGCCTCCAGCATGCCCCTGGCCCCCGGAGATTCGGGCGGTCCGGTGCTCAACAATCAGGGTGAAGTGGTGGGCGTCAGCACCGCCATCAGCAGTGGAGGTGGACACTTCAGCAGTTACTTCGTGTCTGTCACCACCAGCAGCCAGATTGTGAAAGACCTGCAGGCAGGCTTCAAGCGCTCTGTTCCCATCATCGGTGTGAGCATTGCCGATGCCCAGGATTACCTGAACACCGAAGGTGCCCTGGTGACGGAAGTCCGGCCCGGTCTGGGGGCCCAGAAAGCAGGCTTCAAAGACCCTGAAGTCAGCGAATTCCGCGATGATTCAGGCCGGGTGCGCCAGCAGATCAGCAGTGC encodes:
- a CDS encoding response regulator transcription factor, with the protein product MRLLLVEDEFSIARPLIRALEAQGHLVKHGPDLKTARQLLLEFEPDLMLLDVRLPESPDGGFILAREARKAGYTGPILFMTARDALEDRVMGLDEGGDDYVVKPFELPELLARVRALLRRVHEVRTSVIQQGGLEMDLGKRSVRWQGTLVELSSREYALLERFMMSPSRVYRSEELVDLVWGDEASDPGVVKVYVHHLRSKLAPQVVKTVSGGYRLGLEEA
- a CDS encoding sensor histidine kinase; translation: MTLRQRLAAFIAVTTLVALIVQGTLGYLSFQHQVNSSLDRELSSYVERLIGVMRKRPLSSNPHDYAGLNAGFEGYVTRVRLVHEGEVIWQNGDFPQDIPLPALDPQVYQAWQTLGFPRGTAMVSLGSNKNQGNWRTGSWVIIPPAGSSPDFFVQGTIRELHSSLVNYQQTMLLTTLIVTFVGAILALLLSRPALKPLQHLLDTTKEVAHSGNLSLRVPQDGGGELGELSETFNHMLDRLSDFRKRETEFTRNASHELRTPLTAMKLHLGNWKAGYATPEETLETVAEEVDRMTRLSESLLTLAREGRTHKTHFDFAELVRENAESKGVPYSGPEHLTLCGDPLLLRQALLNLFNNAHNHAPEAQVQVSLCTKQQEEQDYAILQVSDTGPGMSEETRAKATETFFRAPGTRAPGSGLGLSVVAQVAQVHEGQVELKENHPSGLIVELWVKIST
- a CDS encoding S1C family serine protease; protein product: MRRLPLLLIPVTLALAAIPHLSSHNPLQVQPQISQNTQPQNTQPWMESQRVQPRDFESPFRDPQPSDDTALSPWEDQQSNVASNTLEEVYQKSIPGAVRVNIGRSGLGSGFFLTSDGYVLTAAHVALGDTNEPLSVTTSDGKDHPATLVGYDEIRDLAILKVKGSNFTPLKLASSAPKVGDGVVAIGNSRGAFEGGRAGKVTRLGASLSASFPSSMVASSMPLAPGDSGGPVLNNQGEVVGVSTAISSGGGHFSSYFVSVTTSSQIVKDLQAGFKRSVPIIGVSIADAQDYLNTEGALVTEVRPGLGAQKAGFKDPEVSEFRDDSGRVRQQISSADVIVAAEGKTVRNSDDLIAVLRSKKAGDQVTLKVKRGEQTLTFKVILSNKNSV